Within the Streptomyces sp. NBC_00554 genome, the region CCGCGCCGAAGCCCGCCGTGTCGTCCGTGTCGACCACCGCCGAGCCGGACCAGACATCGCCGTTGGGCGTCGTGTTCTTCGGCACGGCAATGCCCCGGTCGGTGAAGGAGACGAGGTCGGTGCTGGTGGCCAGGCGCCAGGTGGTGCCGGCCGTCGTGCCGCCCGTCGAGTAGTCGGGGTTGTAGAGGTAGTAGTAGTGGTACTCGCCGTCGATCCAGATCGGGCGCTGCGGGTCGTTCATCCACTGGTCGGGGACCGTGAAGTGGTACTCGGCGCGGTAGCTGCCCGTGCACGCGGCCGTCGCCTCGCGGGGCACCGCCACCGCCGGTCTCACGAGGTCCGGCAGCAGAACACCGGCGGCGCCGACGGCCGAGGCCGTCAGCAGCAACCGCCTGGACAGTGTCTCTCCCGGGCCGAGCGAACTCCTCTTCATGCCACGCATCGTGCGGCTCCCTTCCCCGACGTCGTCGTCGGGACACGGCTCATGTGGTCCGGAACCGTATACCTAACTCGTTAAAGGTCAAGCCCTCGTGCAAGCCCTCACGTACCGACCGTTCCCGTAACTTCCCATCCACGCACATCCCTTGACAGAGCCGCAGCGGGGTTCCCATCATCATGGAATCCACCTTGGGCTAACACGAGTTAGGCTCGCCGATGACCGACTCGCTCCTCTCCCGACGGGCCCTGCTGCGCTACGGCGCGTACGGCGCCTCAGCCGCCGCTCTCGCCGGTGTGGCGGCCGGCTGGGACCGCCTCACCGCCGCCGACATCCCCGGCCGCGACGACGGCTCGCTCGTCATCGCCACCCTGGGCTCCGCCTTCAACCCCGAGGCGCAGCGCGCCCTGCGCGACGGATTCCGCGAGGTCCACCCCGACATCAGGATCCGCATCAACCCCGTACAGGCCTACGACTGGTCGGACTTCTTCTCCAAGATCCTCACCCAGATCGCCGCGGGCACGGCACCCGACCTCGTGTACGTCGCCACCGAGGGCGTGCAGCTCTTCGCCCAGCGGCTCGGCGTACCGCTGGACAGGTGGGCGAAGCGGGACGCGGCCGAGCTGCGCACGTACTTCGCCGACGTCCATCCCTCGCTGGTCGAGTCGATGATGTACGAGGGGAGCCTCTACCAGCTGCCGGTCGAGTTCAACGCGGCCGACATGTACCTCAACAGCCGGGTTCTCGAACGCGCGGGCGCCGACCTCCCCGACGACGACTGGACCCACGACGACTTCACCACGCTGCTGCGAGCGATGAAACGCAGCAACGGCGACGGGTTCACCCCGTACTTCTGGACCAACCGGCTGTGGGGCGGAGTGGTCCCCTGGCTCTTCGCCAACGGCACCAACCTCCTCACCGAGTCCAAGGCCCCCGGCGGCGACTGGCTCTGGAACTCCTTCTATCCCGAGGCACAGCGGCGCGGCCGGGGCGGCGGCTACCGGTGGACGACACCCCTGGCCGACTCCGACCGCGTCGCGGAGGTCTACGACTACCTCGCCTCCCTCGTCCAGGAGGACCTGTGCACCCGGCCGGAGGGCGGCGACGGCCGCAACCTGGTCGGCGTCTTCTCTACCGGCCGCGTCGGTGCCACGCCCGCGGGCGGCTTCTGGGCGGGCGGCCTGCATGAGGCGGGCATGAAACCGGCCGACTACGACGTGCGGTACTTCCCGCGATGGCGTACCCGGCGTCACCAGTTCGGCGCCGCCGGGTACGCGATGCTGCGCACGTCGAAGTTGCGGGACGAGGCCTGGGAGTTCATCAAGTACACCGCCCGCAAGGACGTGATGACCCAGCTCTTCGCGGCCAACCAGACCACTCCGGCCCGCCGCTCCATGGTCGACGAGGCCCGCTACCGGGAGACAGGACCGGCCCACTGGCAGGTCTTCTACGACACCCTCGACAAGATCCCCACCACCGGCCCGATCCCGGCCCCGCCGCAGGTCAACGAGGTTGAACAGCTGCTGATCAAGCACACCGGAACCGCCCTCGCGAGCCCCGGCGCGGTGCGTCCCGCGCTGCGCCGGCTGCAGGGGGACCTGGAGAAGGCCATGGAGCGTGAAGTGTGACGAACACCGAGATCAGGCCCGTGGGGCCGGAGCCCGCCCGCACCCGCAGGAGCCGCAGGAACCGCGGGACCGGTCGGACCCGTAAGGCATCCGAGTCCACGGCCGCCACCACCATCCGCACCCGGGGCACCCGCCTCCTCGCCGTACTGTTCCTCGCGCCCACCGTCGTCGGCATCGTCGTCTTCACGGTCGTACCGATCGTCGGCTCGGTCGTCCTCAGCTTCTTCCAGTGGGACGTGATCGACGACCCGCGGTGGACCGGAGCGGCCAACTACCGGGAGATCCTGACCGATTCGACGGTCCTCGTCTCCTTCCGCAACACGCTCGTCTTCATGGTGCTCGCGGTCGCACTCCAGTTGCTGATCGCGCTCGTGCTGGCGATCGCGGTGAACGGCCGGATGCCCAAGTGGCTGCGGTCCGTGTTCCGTTCGGCGTTCTTCTTCCCGCTGGTGCTGTCCGCCGCGTCCATCTCGGTGGTGATGAAGTACCTGTTCAACCAGGACTTCGGCCCCGTGAACTGGCTGCTCGGCACGGTCGGTATCCCCTCGGTCCCCTGGCTGACCTCGGAGAACGGGGCGATGGCGGCCGTGGTCCTGGCGTACGTCTGGCAGCAGTTCGGCTTCTCGTTCCTGCTGTTCGTCGGCGGCCTGAACAACATCCCGCAAGAGGTGCACGAGGCGGCTTCGCTGGACGGCGCGAGCGGGGTGCGCAAACACCTCGCCATCACCCTGCCGCTGCTCTCGCCCACGCTCCTTGTGGCGTCCGTGGTCGGCATCATCAACGCCCTCCAGGTCTTCGAGCAGCCGTACGTCCTCACGGCGGGCGGTCCCGGCGACTCGACGCGCACGGTCGTGATGGTCATCTACGAGACGGCCTTCGAGCAGCTCCGCTTCGGCGAGGCGTCCGCCGTGGGCGTCCTGCTCTTCGCCCTGATCATGGCGGTCACCGCACTCCAGTTCCGGCTCAGCCGGCGTTACGTCCACTACCAGTGAGCCGGGTGAGTCAGATGAGTACGAGTTCCCTCTCGGGTTCGATATCGGGTTCGGCATCGGGTTCGATGCCGGGTCCCCGCACGAGCGTCACCGCGTCACGCGTACGGCACGGCCTGGCGCCCTGGGGCCGGATCGCGGGCCTGGCGCTGTGCGCGCTGTTGACGCTCGGCCCGGTCATCTGGACGGTGTCGACGTCACTGCGCACGCCGGCGGAGTCCTTCGACCTGCCGCCGAAGATCATCCCCACGGCCCCCACCGTCGACGCCTACCGCGGGGTCTTCGACCAGATCGACGTCTGGCTGTACGCACTGAACTCCACCCTGGTGACCGCGCTGATCGCGGCCGGCCAGATGATCACCGCGGGCCTGGCGGGCTATGCCTTCGCCCGCCTCGAATTCCGCTTCAAGAAGCCGCTGTTCGCGCTGGTCCTGGCCACGATGATGGTGCCGTTGCAGGTCACGATGGTCCCGGTCTTCCTGGAACTGAAGACGATGGGTCTGACCGACACCCTGCTCGGCCTCATCGTCCCGGCCT harbors:
- a CDS encoding carbohydrate ABC transporter permease translates to MPGPRTSVTASRVRHGLAPWGRIAGLALCALLTLGPVIWTVSTSLRTPAESFDLPPKIIPTAPTVDAYRGVFDQIDVWLYALNSTLVTALIAAGQMITAGLAGYAFARLEFRFKKPLFALVLATMMVPLQVTMVPVFLELKTMGLTDTLLGLIVPAFPTAFGTFLMRQYFLGMPKDLGEAAMIDGAGPWRVFRSVYAPLAAPGLAIVGVLAFNYHWNEFFRPLILETSTENLTLPLGLVSLQGNLGTGSISVVLAGVVLSMIPAVVVFVVGQRPLREGITSAGVNR
- a CDS encoding extracellular solute-binding protein, which encodes MTDSLLSRRALLRYGAYGASAAALAGVAAGWDRLTAADIPGRDDGSLVIATLGSAFNPEAQRALRDGFREVHPDIRIRINPVQAYDWSDFFSKILTQIAAGTAPDLVYVATEGVQLFAQRLGVPLDRWAKRDAAELRTYFADVHPSLVESMMYEGSLYQLPVEFNAADMYLNSRVLERAGADLPDDDWTHDDFTTLLRAMKRSNGDGFTPYFWTNRLWGGVVPWLFANGTNLLTESKAPGGDWLWNSFYPEAQRRGRGGGYRWTTPLADSDRVAEVYDYLASLVQEDLCTRPEGGDGRNLVGVFSTGRVGATPAGGFWAGGLHEAGMKPADYDVRYFPRWRTRRHQFGAAGYAMLRTSKLRDEAWEFIKYTARKDVMTQLFAANQTTPARRSMVDEARYRETGPAHWQVFYDTLDKIPTTGPIPAPPQVNEVEQLLIKHTGTALASPGAVRPALRRLQGDLEKAMEREV
- a CDS encoding carbohydrate ABC transporter permease, which translates into the protein MTNTEIRPVGPEPARTRRSRRNRGTGRTRKASESTAATTIRTRGTRLLAVLFLAPTVVGIVVFTVVPIVGSVVLSFFQWDVIDDPRWTGAANYREILTDSTVLVSFRNTLVFMVLAVALQLLIALVLAIAVNGRMPKWLRSVFRSAFFFPLVLSAASISVVMKYLFNQDFGPVNWLLGTVGIPSVPWLTSENGAMAAVVLAYVWQQFGFSFLLFVGGLNNIPQEVHEAASLDGASGVRKHLAITLPLLSPTLLVASVVGIINALQVFEQPYVLTAGGPGDSTRTVVMVIYETAFEQLRFGEASAVGVLLFALIMAVTALQFRLSRRYVHYQ